The following coding sequences lie in one Methylosinus sp. PW1 genomic window:
- the ccrA gene encoding crotonyl-CoA carboxylase/reductase, whose translation MTELKDLYDIGEIPPLGHVPAKMHAWVVRKERHGPPEESMQLEVVPTWELDSHDVLVLVMAAGVNYNGVWAALGQPISVLDVHKLPYHIAGSDAAGIVWAVGSKVKRWKVGDEVVVHCNQDDGDDEECNGGDPMFSASQRIWGYETPDGSFAQFCRVQDRQLMERPKHLTWEESASYTLTLATAYRMLFGHEPHRLKPSDNVLIWGASGGLGVFGVQLCAAAGANAIGVISDESKRDYVLSLGAKGVINRKDFKGCWGQLPTVNTPEFNDWSKAARNFGKAIWDITGKKDVDIVFEHPGEQTFPLSCMVVKRGGMVVFCAGTTGFNLTFDARYVWMRQKRIQGSHFAHLKQAAAANRFVVDRRVDPCLSEVFTWAKIPHAHTKMWKNEHAPGNMAVLVNAPTTGLRSLEDVVAAAGKK comes from the coding sequence TTGACCGAACTGAAAGACCTCTACGACATCGGCGAGATTCCGCCGCTCGGCCATGTTCCCGCCAAGATGCACGCCTGGGTCGTCCGCAAGGAGCGGCACGGACCGCCCGAGGAGTCGATGCAGCTCGAGGTGGTTCCCACCTGGGAGCTCGACAGCCATGACGTGCTCGTGCTGGTGATGGCGGCGGGCGTCAATTACAATGGCGTCTGGGCCGCGCTCGGCCAGCCGATCTCCGTGCTCGACGTCCACAAGCTCCCCTATCACATCGCCGGCTCCGACGCCGCCGGCATCGTCTGGGCGGTCGGCTCCAAGGTGAAGCGCTGGAAGGTCGGCGACGAGGTCGTCGTCCACTGCAACCAGGACGATGGCGACGACGAGGAGTGCAATGGCGGCGACCCGATGTTCTCCGCCTCGCAGCGCATTTGGGGCTATGAGACGCCGGACGGCTCCTTCGCCCAATTCTGCCGCGTGCAGGACCGCCAGCTCATGGAGCGCCCCAAGCATCTCACTTGGGAAGAATCCGCCTCCTACACGCTGACGCTGGCCACCGCCTATCGCATGCTGTTCGGCCATGAGCCGCACCGGCTGAAGCCCAGCGACAATGTCCTCATCTGGGGCGCCTCAGGCGGTCTCGGCGTGTTCGGCGTGCAGCTCTGCGCGGCGGCCGGCGCCAACGCCATCGGCGTGATCTCGGACGAGAGCAAGCGCGACTATGTGCTCTCGCTGGGCGCCAAGGGCGTCATCAACCGCAAGGACTTCAAGGGCTGCTGGGGCCAGCTGCCGACGGTCAACACGCCGGAGTTCAACGACTGGTCCAAGGCCGCCCGCAATTTCGGCAAGGCGATCTGGGACATCACCGGCAAGAAGGACGTCGACATCGTCTTCGAGCATCCGGGCGAGCAGACCTTCCCACTCTCCTGCATGGTGGTGAAGCGCGGCGGCATGGTGGTGTTCTGCGCCGGCACGACCGGCTTCAACCTCACCTTCGACGCCCGCTATGTGTGGATGCGCCAAAAGCGCATTCAGGGTTCGCATTTCGCGCATCTGAAGCAGGCGGCCGCCGCCAATCGCTTCGTCGTGGACCGCCGCGTCGATCCATGCCTGTCGGAAGTCTTCACCTGGGCGAAGATCCCGCACGCCCACACCAAAATGTGGAAGAACGAGCACGCCCCCGGCAATATGGCCGTGCTGGTCAACGCCCCGACCACCGGCCTGCGCAGCCTCGAGGATGTGGTCGCGGCTGCGGGTAAGAAGTGA
- a CDS encoding Txe/YoeB family addiction module toxin yields the protein MKLVFAEQAWDDYLYWQAQNAKILERLNGLLRARQRTPFVGTGKREPLRGWRSRRITLEHRLVYRVEDESLSIAQRRYHY from the coding sequence ATGAAGCTCGTCTTCGCGGAGCAGGCCTGGGACGATTACCTCTATTGGCAGGCGCAGAACGCAAAAATTCTCGAACGGCTGAACGGGCTTCTCAGGGCGCGCCAGCGCACGCCATTCGTGGGGACGGGAAAGCGGGAGCCTCTGCGCGGCTGGCGCTCCAGGCGCATCACGCTCGAGCATAGGCTCGTCTATCGCGTCGAGGACGAGAGCTTGTCGATCGCCCAGCGCCGTTATCATTACTAG
- a CDS encoding type II toxin-antitoxin system HicA family toxin encodes MPPRLPNVSAKDLVRALEKGGFVFQRQKGSHATFRHPETKRTTVVPLHGGDVKRPLLKMILVQAGLTEEEFLTLL; translated from the coding sequence ATGCCTCCCCGACTGCCAAACGTTTCCGCCAAAGATCTCGTCCGCGCTTTGGAAAAGGGCGGCTTCGTCTTTCAGCGGCAGAAGGGCAGTCATGCGACTTTTCGCCATCCCGAGACAAAGCGCACGACCGTCGTGCCCCTCCATGGCGGCGATGTGAAGCGGCCTCTCCTCAAAATGATCCTCGTCCAGGCGGGACTGACGGAAGAAGAGTTTTTGACGTTGTTGTGA
- a CDS encoding type II toxin-antitoxin system HicB family antitoxin, producing the protein MLRVLTYPLAVERHDEDGGYLAYFPSLPGCQTWGETYEAAVHNAEEALAVYIETLTANGDPIPEPNIIEGPVSLCVMVRADIAA; encoded by the coding sequence ATGCTCAGAGTTCTCACCTATCCGCTCGCCGTCGAACGCCACGATGAGGATGGCGGATATCTCGCCTATTTTCCGTCGCTCCCGGGTTGTCAGACCTGGGGCGAGACTTATGAGGCGGCCGTTCACAACGCCGAGGAAGCTCTGGCGGTCTATATCGAGACGCTGACCGCGAACGGCGATCCGATTCCGGAGCCGAATATAATCGAAGGGCCGGTCTCTCTCTGCGTCATGGTGCGCGCCGATATCGCGGCTTGA
- the lepA gene encoding translation elongation factor 4 — protein sequence MTTRKIDNIRNFSIVAHIDHGKSTLADRLIQATGTVAARDMVEQVLDSMDIERERGITIKAQTVRLDYKAQDGKDYVLNLMDTPGHVDFAYEVSRSLKACEGSLLVVDASQGVEAQTLANVYQALDAGHEIVPVLNKIDLPAAEPDRIRQQIEDVIGLDAADAVLISAKTGIGIPDVLEAIVTRLPPPQGDEEAPLKAMLVDSWYDAYLGVVVLVRVIDGRMRKGQKILMMGTNAHYEIDKIGVFKPKMLDVASLGPGEVGFITAQIKQVADTRVGDTITEDKKQCAEPLPGFKPAQPVVFCGLFPVDAADFEDLRAAIGKLRLNDASFSYEMETSAALGFGFRCGFLGLLHLEIIQERLRREFDLDLIATAPSVVYKIKLTNGEEIELHNPADMPDVVKIDEILEPWIRATIMTPDDYLGAVLKLCQDRRGVQVDLNYVGKRAMAVYDLPLNEVVFDFYDRLKSISKGYASFDYHITDYRVGDLVKMSILVNAEPVDALSMLVHRTRADSRGRQMCEKLKELIPPHMFQVPIQAAIGGKIIARETVRAFRKDVTAKCYGGDATRKRKLLEKQKEGKKKMRQFGRVEIPQEAFIAALKMED from the coding sequence ATGACGACGCGCAAAATCGACAATATCCGCAATTTCTCCATCGTCGCGCATATCGACCACGGCAAGTCCACGCTCGCCGACCGGCTGATCCAGGCGACGGGGACCGTCGCCGCGCGCGATATGGTCGAGCAGGTGCTCGATTCCATGGATATCGAGCGCGAGCGCGGCATCACCATCAAGGCGCAGACGGTGCGCCTCGATTACAAGGCCCAGGACGGCAAGGATTATGTCCTGAACCTCATGGACACGCCCGGCCATGTCGATTTCGCCTATGAGGTCTCGCGCTCGCTGAAGGCCTGCGAAGGCTCGCTGCTCGTCGTCGACGCCAGCCAGGGCGTCGAGGCGCAGACGCTCGCCAATGTCTATCAGGCGCTCGACGCCGGTCACGAGATCGTGCCGGTCTTGAACAAGATCGATCTGCCGGCGGCCGAGCCCGACCGCATCCGGCAACAGATCGAGGACGTCATCGGCCTCGACGCAGCCGACGCCGTGCTGATTTCCGCCAAGACCGGCATCGGCATTCCCGATGTGCTGGAGGCGATCGTCACCCGCCTGCCGCCGCCCCAGGGCGACGAGGAGGCGCCGCTCAAGGCGATGCTGGTCGACAGTTGGTACGACGCCTATCTCGGCGTGGTCGTGCTGGTGCGCGTCATCGACGGGCGCATGCGCAAGGGTCAGAAGATTCTGATGATGGGCACGAACGCCCATTATGAGATCGACAAGATCGGCGTGTTCAAGCCGAAGATGCTGGACGTCGCCTCGCTCGGCCCGGGCGAGGTCGGCTTCATCACCGCGCAGATCAAGCAGGTCGCCGACACGCGCGTCGGCGACACCATCACCGAAGACAAAAAGCAATGCGCTGAGCCGCTGCCGGGCTTCAAGCCGGCGCAGCCGGTGGTGTTCTGTGGCCTCTTTCCGGTGGACGCCGCGGATTTCGAGGATTTGCGCGCCGCCATCGGCAAGCTGCGCCTCAATGACGCGAGCTTTTCTTACGAGATGGAGACCTCCGCCGCGCTCGGCTTCGGCTTCCGCTGCGGCTTTCTGGGCCTCCTGCACCTCGAGATCATTCAAGAGCGCTTGCGTCGCGAATTCGATCTCGATCTCATCGCGACGGCGCCTTCGGTCGTCTATAAGATCAAGCTGACCAATGGCGAGGAGATCGAGCTGCACAATCCGGCCGACATGCCGGATGTGGTGAAGATCGACGAGATTCTCGAGCCCTGGATCCGCGCGACGATCATGACGCCGGACGATTATCTCGGCGCGGTGCTGAAGCTCTGTCAGGATCGGCGCGGCGTGCAGGTCGATCTCAATTATGTCGGCAAGCGCGCCATGGCGGTCTATGACCTGCCGCTCAACGAAGTCGTGTTCGACTTCTACGATCGCTTGAAGTCGATCTCCAAGGGCTACGCCAGCTTCGATTATCACATCACCGATTATCGCGTCGGCGATCTCGTCAAGATGAGCATATTGGTGAACGCCGAGCCCGTGGACGCGCTCTCCATGCTGGTGCATCGCACGCGCGCCGATTCGCGCGGGCGGCAAATGTGCGAGAAGCTCAAGGAGCTGATCCCGCCGCATATGTTCCAAGTGCCGATTCAGGCGGCGATCGGCGGCAAGATCATCGCCCGCGAGACGGTGCGCGCCTTCCGCAAGGATGTGACCGCGAAGTGCTATGGCGGCGACGCCACGCGCAAGCGCAAGCTGCTCGAGAAGCAGAAGGAAGGCAAGAAGAAGATGCGCCAGTTCGGCCGCGTGGAGATTCCGCAGGAAGCCTTCATCGCCGCGCTGAAGATGGAGGATTGA
- a CDS encoding Rieske 2Fe-2S domain-containing protein, with protein sequence MFTRVCKEDTVFEGEMRLVIADSHFIILAFAFGGEIKAFQGVCPHTNAPLDTADFDGEVLTCPLHNWTWDLRTGDPIHPQESRLAEYPVKIEDGVVYIDTEGVSPLFAER encoded by the coding sequence ATGTTCACCAGAGTCTGCAAGGAGGACACTGTTTTCGAAGGGGAAATGCGTCTCGTCATCGCAGATTCCCATTTCATCATCCTGGCCTTCGCCTTCGGCGGGGAGATCAAGGCCTTCCAAGGCGTGTGCCCGCACACCAACGCGCCGCTGGACACGGCCGATTTCGACGGCGAGGTGCTGACCTGCCCGCTCCATAATTGGACGTGGGATCTGCGCACCGGCGATCCGATCCATCCCCAGGAAAGCCGGCTCGCCGAATATCCGGTCAAGATCGAGGACGGCGTCGTCTATATAGATACGGAGGGCGTCAGCCCCCTCTTCGCCGAGCGCTGA
- the cutA gene encoding divalent-cation tolerance protein CutA, with protein MSAKEPKFCVVQTTIDSEAGAERLARALLAAKLAACVQIFPILSFYVWEGETRADAEFLVQSKARAQDYDALADAIRAAHPYEVPEIIRLDIAAGDPAYLDWAARATARDDPAS; from the coding sequence GTGAGCGCGAAAGAGCCGAAATTCTGCGTCGTCCAGACGACGATCGACAGCGAGGCGGGGGCCGAGCGGCTCGCCCGCGCGCTGCTCGCCGCCAAGCTCGCCGCCTGCGTTCAGATTTTTCCTATCCTCAGCTTCTACGTGTGGGAGGGCGAGACGCGCGCCGACGCGGAATTTCTGGTGCAGTCCAAAGCCCGCGCGCAGGATTATGACGCGCTCGCCGACGCCATTCGCGCCGCGCATCCTTACGAGGTCCCGGAGATCATCCGCCTCGACATCGCCGCCGGCGATCCCGCCTATCTCGACTGGGCGGCGCGCGCCACGGCGCGGGACGACCCAGCCTCCTGA
- a CDS encoding divergent polysaccharide deacetylase family protein — MTDELNEPLGLNEPLEPRPARPRSVRTKGVVAALLLCGAGGAALLLSLRDPQAGQPVAVARIEMVEPPPPAPASAPMERTSVAEADKRADEIADIEKRSGVKVTRIGGAEAPGALIIRLDEQHTALAPAPDKRLVEKGRSGPLPKIGADGAKPMEVYARPATISARLPAGAPRIALVVGGVGLNAQLTASAIDELPGAVTLALAPYGADPESVAAKARDRGHEILLQAPMEPYDYPRENPGPHTLLTTRGAGLEDLHWLMSRFSGYIGVVNYLGAQFTADETALTPTLTDIAGRGLLYLDDGTSPRSLVSSLAPRLALTAARADVAIDAGASGEALEKALTQIEALARRNGQAIVAAGALPQTMTRLTRFARELERKGIALVPLSALVSRIEDKEARAGKWK, encoded by the coding sequence ATGACCGACGAATTGAACGAGCCATTGGGCTTGAACGAGCCGCTGGAGCCACGCCCGGCGCGCCCGCGCAGCGTGCGGACGAAAGGCGTCGTCGCCGCATTGCTGCTCTGCGGAGCGGGCGGCGCCGCGCTTCTCCTTTCCCTGCGCGATCCGCAGGCGGGCCAGCCCGTCGCCGTCGCGCGCATCGAAATGGTCGAGCCGCCGCCGCCCGCGCCGGCGAGCGCTCCAATGGAGCGCACATCGGTCGCGGAAGCGGACAAGCGCGCCGATGAGATCGCCGACATAGAGAAGCGCTCTGGCGTCAAGGTCACGCGCATCGGCGGCGCAGAGGCGCCCGGCGCGCTCATCATAAGGCTCGACGAGCAGCATACGGCGCTCGCGCCGGCGCCGGACAAGCGCCTGGTGGAGAAAGGCCGCAGCGGCCCGCTGCCCAAGATCGGCGCCGATGGCGCGAAGCCGATGGAAGTCTACGCCCGCCCTGCGACGATCAGCGCGCGCCTGCCCGCCGGCGCGCCGCGCATTGCGCTCGTCGTCGGCGGCGTCGGGCTCAATGCGCAGCTCACGGCCAGCGCCATCGACGAATTGCCCGGCGCCGTCACGCTGGCGCTCGCGCCCTATGGCGCCGATCCCGAGAGCGTCGCCGCCAAGGCGCGCGACCGCGGCCATGAGATTTTGCTGCAGGCTCCGATGGAGCCTTATGATTATCCGCGCGAAAATCCCGGGCCGCATACGCTGCTGACGACGCGCGGCGCCGGCCTCGAGGATCTGCACTGGCTGATGAGCCGCTTTTCCGGCTATATCGGCGTGGTGAATTATCTCGGCGCGCAATTCACCGCCGACGAGACCGCGCTGACGCCGACGCTCACCGACATAGCCGGGCGCGGCCTGCTCTATCTCGACGACGGCACCTCGCCGCGCTCGCTCGTCTCTTCTCTCGCGCCGCGTCTCGCCTTGACGGCGGCGCGGGCGGATGTGGCGATCGACGCCGGCGCCTCCGGCGAAGCGCTGGAGAAGGCGCTGACGCAGATCGAGGCGCTCGCGCGCCGCAATGGTCAGGCGATCGTCGCCGCCGGCGCGCTGCCGCAGACGATGACGCGCCTCACGCGTTTCGCGCGCGAGCTCGAGCGCAAGGGAATAGCGCTCGTCCCGCTGAGCGCGCTCGTGTCGCGGATAGAGGACAAAGAGGCGAGAGCCGGAAAGTGGAAATGA
- a CDS encoding RNA pyrophosphohydrolase → MSELPYRPCVGVMLINAKGLVFLGRRLSKRADPQVIEHEWQMPQGGIDEGEEPLAAALRELHEETNVTSVSVLAEAQDWYSYDLPPEASKRWKGKYRGQTQKWFAFRFEGEEAEIDIERPCDGQHEPEFDAWRWERAALLPQLIVPFKRDVYERVVRDFAHLSGD, encoded by the coding sequence ATGAGCGAGCTGCCCTATCGACCCTGCGTCGGCGTGATGCTGATCAACGCCAAAGGCCTCGTCTTTCTCGGCCGGCGCCTCTCCAAGCGCGCCGATCCGCAGGTGATCGAGCATGAATGGCAAATGCCGCAAGGCGGCATAGACGAGGGCGAGGAGCCGCTCGCCGCCGCGCTGCGCGAATTGCACGAGGAGACCAATGTGACCAGCGTCTCCGTGCTCGCCGAGGCGCAGGATTGGTACAGCTACGACCTGCCGCCGGAGGCATCGAAGCGCTGGAAAGGCAAATATCGCGGCCAGACGCAGAAATGGTTCGCTTTCCGCTTCGAGGGCGAGGAGGCGGAGATCGACATAGAGCGTCCCTGCGACGGCCAGCACGAGCCAGAATTCGACGCTTGGCGCTGGGAGCGCGCGGCTCTATTGCCGCAGCTGATCGTGCCCTTCAAGCGCGACGTCTATGAGCGCGTGGTGCGCGATTTCGCTCATCTCTCGGGAGACTGA
- the lipB gene encoding lipoyl(octanoyl) transferase LipB, giving the protein MTAPLLRDDCALSLLPRPGSPPVEWVAAPGLTPYEAAVAEMEALVERIADGAATERVWLVEHPPVYTAGTSAKEADLLDARFPVHRTGRGGQFTYHGPGQRVAYVMLDLTRRRRDLRAYVAGLEAWLIATLASLGVAGERREDRVGVWTRRPDKPAGLFGEPAEDKIAAIGVRVRRWTTFHGLALNVAPDLTHFSGIAPCGVRQAHLGVTSLADLGKVSDMAAVDAALRRAFEPIFGPTTAPQSPER; this is encoded by the coding sequence ATGACCGCTCCATTGCTGCGCGACGACTGCGCCCTTTCGCTGCTCCCCCGGCCCGGCTCGCCGCCGGTGGAATGGGTCGCGGCCCCCGGCCTCACGCCCTATGAGGCCGCCGTCGCCGAGATGGAGGCGCTGGTCGAGCGCATCGCCGATGGCGCGGCTACCGAGCGCGTGTGGCTGGTCGAGCATCCGCCCGTCTACACCGCGGGAACCTCGGCCAAGGAGGCCGATCTGCTCGATGCGCGCTTTCCCGTGCATCGCACCGGGCGGGGCGGGCAGTTCACCTATCACGGGCCAGGGCAGCGGGTCGCCTATGTGATGCTGGACCTCACGCGGCGAAGGCGCGATCTGCGCGCCTATGTGGCCGGGCTCGAGGCCTGGCTCATCGCGACGCTCGCTTCGCTCGGCGTCGCCGGCGAGCGGCGGGAGGATCGCGTCGGCGTATGGACGCGCCGGCCGGACAAGCCCGCGGGCCTTTTCGGCGAGCCGGCCGAGGACAAGATCGCGGCGATCGGCGTGCGCGTGCGGCGCTGGACGACGTTCCATGGATTGGCGCTGAATGTCGCGCCTGACCTCACGCATTTTTCCGGCATAGCGCCTTGCGGCGTGCGGCAAGCGCATCTCGGCGTGACGAGCCTCGCCGATCTCGGCAAGGTCTCCGACATGGCCGCGGTGGACGCGGCGTTGCGCCGCGCCTTCGAGCCCATATTCGGCCCGACGACGGCGCCTCAGTCTCCCGAGAGATGA
- a CDS encoding cold-shock protein, with protein MQTGIVKWFNAQKGFGFIQPESGGADVFVHISAVERAGLHGLAEGQKLSYEIVVDRRSGKSSADQLKVD; from the coding sequence ATGCAGACCGGAATCGTGAAATGGTTCAATGCGCAAAAGGGTTTCGGCTTCATTCAGCCGGAGTCCGGCGGAGCCGACGTCTTCGTTCATATCAGCGCTGTCGAGCGCGCGGGCCTTCATGGCCTCGCGGAGGGCCAGAAGCTCTCCTATGAGATCGTCGTCGACCGGCGCAGCGGCAAATCATCGGCGGATCAGCTGAAGGTCGACTGA
- a CDS encoding glucan ABC transporter ATP-binding protein/ permease: MSVLAVYLRVLAQLKPQKRLATILVVANLAVAIAQFAEPMLFGRVIDVLTRAQAAGVKLAWGDLVPLLAAWAGFGLFSIAASVLVALHADRLAHRSRLAVMAAYFEHVLDLPSSFHAGAHSGRLLKVMLEGASGMAGLWLSFFRENCASFVALFVLLPATLFVNWRLALPLIVLVIVFGALTSFVLRRTEQLQSKVERHHSSLAEHASDALGNVAVVQSFTRIESETNALRRIIDELLAAQIPVLSWWALAAVASRASATLTLLVIFLLGAWLHLQGLASIGEIVAFMSFATMLIGRLEQMVGFLNVLFLLAPKIAEFFSILDTRPTVADREDARDMGRLEGAVAFEKVSFSYGGERLALRDVSFSARRGETIALVGATGSGKSTTLGLLHRVFDPTQGRVTIDGVDIRDMTLTSLRRNIGVVFQEPMLFARSIEENLRVGKPDASEEEIARAVELAQARDLVARQSEGLSTLVGERGRTLSGGERQRLSIARALLKDPPIMIFDEATSALDATTERQLQKALEAATAGRTTFIIAHRLATVRHADRILVLDRGEIVESGTFDGLVAKGGLFADLAKAQFITAGA; the protein is encoded by the coding sequence ATGTCCGTGCTCGCCGTCTATCTCCGCGTCCTCGCGCAGCTGAAGCCGCAGAAACGTCTCGCGACGATCCTCGTCGTCGCCAATCTCGCCGTGGCCATCGCGCAATTCGCCGAGCCCATGCTGTTCGGCCGCGTCATAGACGTGCTCACGCGCGCGCAGGCGGCGGGCGTCAAGCTCGCCTGGGGCGATCTCGTGCCGCTGCTGGCGGCCTGGGCCGGCTTCGGCCTTTTCTCCATCGCCGCCTCCGTGCTGGTCGCGCTGCACGCCGACCGTCTCGCGCATAGAAGCCGGCTCGCGGTCATGGCCGCTTATTTCGAGCATGTGCTCGATCTGCCGTCGAGCTTTCACGCCGGCGCGCATTCCGGCCGGCTGCTGAAGGTGATGCTCGAGGGCGCCTCCGGCATGGCGGGGCTGTGGCTCTCCTTCTTCCGCGAGAATTGCGCCTCCTTCGTCGCGCTCTTCGTGCTGCTGCCGGCGACGCTCTTCGTCAATTGGCGGTTGGCTCTGCCGCTCATCGTGCTCGTCATCGTTTTCGGCGCGCTCACCTCTTTCGTCCTGCGCCGCACCGAGCAATTGCAGAGCAAGGTGGAGCGTCACCACTCCTCGCTCGCCGAGCACGCCTCCGACGCGCTGGGCAATGTCGCCGTGGTGCAGAGCTTCACGCGCATAGAGAGCGAGACCAATGCGCTGCGGCGGATCATCGACGAATTGCTCGCCGCGCAAATTCCCGTGCTCTCCTGGTGGGCGCTGGCGGCGGTGGCGAGCCGCGCCTCGGCGACGCTCACCCTGCTCGTCATTTTTCTGCTCGGCGCCTGGCTGCATTTGCAGGGCCTCGCCTCCATCGGCGAGATCGTCGCCTTCATGAGCTTCGCGACCATGCTGATCGGCCGGCTCGAGCAGATGGTCGGCTTCTTGAACGTGCTGTTTCTGCTCGCGCCAAAAATCGCCGAATTCTTCTCCATTCTCGACACGCGCCCGACGGTCGCCGATCGCGAGGATGCACGCGACATGGGACGGCTCGAAGGCGCCGTCGCCTTCGAGAAGGTGAGCTTTTCTTATGGCGGCGAGCGCCTCGCGCTGCGCGACGTCTCCTTCTCGGCGCGGCGGGGCGAGACCATAGCGCTGGTGGGCGCGACCGGCTCGGGAAAATCGACGACGCTCGGCCTCTTGCATCGCGTCTTCGATCCCACGCAGGGAAGGGTGACGATCGACGGGGTCGACATTCGCGACATGACGCTGACGTCGCTCCGCCGCAACATCGGCGTCGTGTTTCAGGAGCCCATGCTGTTCGCCCGCTCGATCGAGGAGAATTTGCGCGTCGGCAAGCCGGACGCCAGCGAGGAGGAGATCGCCCGCGCCGTCGAGCTGGCGCAGGCGCGCGATCTCGTGGCGCGGCAGAGCGAGGGGCTGTCGACGCTGGTCGGCGAGCGCGGCCGCACATTGTCGGGCGGCGAGCGGCAGCGTCTCTCCATCGCCCGCGCGCTGCTGAAGGACCCGCCGATCATGATTTTCGACGAGGCGACCAGCGCGCTGGACGCGACCACCGAGCGTCAGCTGCAAAAAGCGCTGGAGGCGGCGACGGCGGGCCGCACCACTTTCATCATCGCCCATCGTCTGGCGACAGTGCGCCATGCGGATCGCATATTGGTGCTGGATCGCGGCGAGATCGTCGAGAGTGGGACCTTCGACGGACTGGTGGCCAAAGGCGGGCTGTTCGCCGATCTCGCCAAGGCGCAGTTCATCACGGCGGGGGCGTGA
- the dapD gene encoding 2,3,4,5-tetrahydropyridine-2,6-dicarboxylate N-succinyltransferase: MPHTGLENLITTAFEDRANIDASTQGDIRHAVESALRLLDAGKLRVAEKIEGATGPGSWKVNQWLKKAVLLSFRLNDMSVIEGGPGGASWWDKVPSKFAGWGAAEHRAAGFRSVPGAIVRHSAFVAPGVILMPSFVNLGAHVDAGTMVDTWATVGSCAQIGKNVHLSGGVGIGGVLEPLQAGPTIIEDDCFIGARSEIVEGVVVGQGSVISMGVFIGASTKVIDRATGQIHIGYVPPYSVVVSGNLPGKPLPDGSAGPSLYCAVIVKTVDAQTRGKTAINELLRD; the protein is encoded by the coding sequence ATGCCGCACACTGGTCTCGAGAATCTCATCACCACCGCCTTCGAAGACAGGGCCAATATCGACGCCTCCACGCAGGGCGACATTCGCCACGCGGTCGAGAGCGCGCTGCGTCTGCTCGACGCCGGCAAGCTGCGCGTCGCCGAGAAGATCGAGGGCGCGACCGGCCCCGGCTCCTGGAAGGTCAATCAATGGCTGAAGAAGGCGGTTCTCCTCTCCTTCCGCCTCAATGATATGAGCGTGATCGAGGGCGGGCCGGGCGGCGCGAGCTGGTGGGACAAGGTTCCCTCCAAATTCGCCGGCTGGGGCGCGGCCGAGCATAGAGCCGCGGGCTTCCGCTCCGTGCCGGGCGCGATCGTGCGTCACTCGGCCTTCGTGGCGCCGGGCGTCATTCTCATGCCCTCCTTCGTCAATCTCGGCGCCCATGTGGACGCCGGCACGATGGTCGACACTTGGGCTACGGTCGGCTCCTGCGCGCAGATCGGCAAGAATGTGCATCTTTCCGGCGGCGTCGGCATTGGCGGCGTGCTGGAGCCGCTGCAGGCCGGCCCCACCATCATAGAGGATGATTGCTTCATCGGCGCGCGCTCGGAGATTGTCGAGGGCGTCGTCGTCGGCCAGGGCTCGGTGATTTCCATGGGCGTCTTCATCGGCGCCTCGACCAAGGTGATCGACCGCGCCACCGGCCAGATTCACATTGGCTATGTGCCGCCCTATTCGGTCGTGGTGTCTGGCAATCTGCCGGGCAAGCCGCTGCCGGACGGCTCGGCCGGGCCGTCGCTCTATTGCGCCGTCATTGTGAAGACCGTCGACGCGCAGACGCGCGGCAAGACGGCGATCAACGAGCTGCTGAGGGACTGA